CTGAAAGCATTAGATAGAATGAAATTAGGAATAATATCTCCTACCTTTAAAGTTTGGTCAATTATACCTGAAGAAATTAGACTTGTCGGGAAATAAGAGAGAATAGACAGCAGTGGTAGGGAAGAATGATGCTGAATATTGAAGGTGCGCTGAAGCAAGACCGACTGTTGAGGGCATTAACTGGGTTGAACCGGAAAGCATTTGATGCCCTTTTGCCCACGTTTACCACGATGTACCTAGATACTCAACAGGCCAAGCCTCGTCAACGTGGCCTGGGTGGAGGACGCAAAGCCCGCTTACTTACAGCCCAAGACAAATTGTTTTTCATCCTTTTCTATTTCAAATGTTATCCGACCTTCGATGTGGCGGGACTGCTCTTTGATATGCATCGCTCCCAGGCACATGAGTGGATGCATCGATTGCAGCCAATATTAGAAGCGGCTTTGGGACAGAAGATGGCGCTGCCGGAACGCCATCTCGAAAGCATTGAAGCATTTTTGTCACGCTTTCCAGGAGTGCAACGAGTGATGATTGATGGGACAGAACGCCCAATTGCGCGACCTCAAGAAAGAGAACAACAACAACAGAATTACTCCGGTAAAAAGAAACGTCATACGCGTAAACACTTGGCGGCAGTTGATGAAACCAAACGGGTCTTGATCTTAAGCAAAGCACGAGAAGGCAAACTGCATGACAAACGTTTTCATGACGAAGATGACATTGCAGGTAGTGTGCCT
The Nostoc punctiforme PCC 73102 genome window above contains:
- a CDS encoding transposase, whose protein sequence is MMLNIEGALKQDRLLRALTGLNRKAFDALLPTFTTMYLDTQQAKPRQRGLGGGRKARLLTAQDKLFFILFYFKCYPTFDVAGLLFDMHRSQAHEWMHRLQPILEAALGQKMALPERHLESIEAFLSRFPGVQRVMIDGTERPIARPQEREQQQQNYSGKKKRHTRKHLAAVDETKRVLILSKAREGKLHDKRFHDEDDIAGSVPDEIPIEVDSGFQGLQKQYDNLHLPHKKPKGGKLSDLQKTENRQLSQSRVVCENAFAGVKRYNAASVIYRNRIENFDDHLMLTAAGLWNFYLMAA